The following DNA comes from Vigna radiata var. radiata cultivar VC1973A chromosome 4, Vradiata_ver6, whole genome shotgun sequence.
ATATCACGCACATAGAAAGGTCGTGGCCAACCCACCTAACAACAAACGTAAAGTAGTGGAAATTGTAGTTCAACGGTTACCACGCGGTGTTTTTCTCATGTTCCATCCTGCATTCGACAGACACAAACACccaataactaaattaaatttaacttaatgaattaaattaatcaaattaaataaataaaaaaagttaaaaaactgtgtctttcttctctctctgcCTCCACCCCCAATTCCCATTGtaccttcttcctctttctttctttccaaaGATAAAATCTTTACCTTCACACACAAACCCCTTTTGGTTTTTTCCCTCAAATTTGCATCTGGAATCTGGCTTCTCACTACTTCACACCACCATGGCTTCACTTGGAGCTTCCTGTGCTCTCTGTTGTTCTGTGTTCATGATATTTTTCACTTTCAGTTTTGCTGGGGACATAGTGCACCATGAtaatattgctcccaagagaCCTGGCTGTGAGAACAACTTTGTCCTGGTAGCTGAAATAATGgatacaaattttgatttttttttatttattttttttatatgtttgatgTGAATttgatgcatatttgattgtaaAAATGCTAGTCTTTcttgttttgaagaaaaattggCTTTGCTGTTTGTCAGGGTGCTGGAAAAAGGAGAGGAACATtgctattattttcttctttctagtttttttaagtcattttcaacaaaattgGGGGAGTTGGATttgatcaaaattcaaattttagttttttagttttggaaagatgagattttttcattctcttttgcaCCTTAACCTTCCCCTTTCCTCCACATGAATCACTCTGTGGAGCATACTCAATTAAAGTACTCTCTCTTCTTCTGTTCTTAAATTAAACACAAGACGTTTAATCATGTTTTCGATTGTTTGTGGCATCAAGTTCTGGAAGTAAAAATATacttgttttctcttttttgttctATGCATTTTTAGTCACTGGTTTAATTaacatttgtttaaaaaattaaaataaaacgaaTAGCCTTGTTTAATTTGCAGTGGTATTTTTCTGGCAATTGCAATGCTGAGATCTGTTATCTGATAGAAGTATGGTAGCTTTATTTGCTATagttgatattatatatttgatttcatCAATTTTCTCCCTCTCTATGTGAACAATCATGCCAATTCTCTCAACTTTCTCACTTGAGATTGACTTAGCTTGACTTGTGTTCTGGACACCACTAAAAGACCTGGAAATCTTGTTCAGTTCTTCTTCCAAAGTTTGTAACAATTATCTATCTCGTGAAATTTTGTAGTCGTGTATATCTTTTCTCCTTGATCTGCCTTCTTTCATTGAAGGTATGTTATTTAGTGTAAAGAAAGAAATGCCAAGTGCCTGAATGCTTTCTAAATTAGAATTTGAGCAAGATGATGGTGACCAGAACCATGATAAAGACTTCTATAAAATCTCATAAGCAAAATGGCCTGTTTCTTTCTGTGTTTCAGTAAACTACCATGTGGCATGTTTCAATTTTCTTACAAAGATTGGTAGGTATAAAGTATGAATGAGTATTTTCTTCAACAATTTTGACCCATTGCTCTTTTGTTAGGTTAAAGTTCCAACTTGGATTGATGGTGTGGAAAGCTGTGAGTATGTTGGCGTTGGTGCAAGGTTTGGCCCTACACTGGAGTCAAAAGAAAAACGTGCTAACCATACTAGAATTGCAATTGCTGATCCTCCTGATTGTTGTAGCCTACCTAAGAATAAGGTATTCTAACTTTGTGCTTTATAACTAACCAAATGCAACTCCTCTGCTTGTGAAGCATAAATGTTCAGATTATAAAGcttgaatttttttagatatttgtaAGTTAGTAATCCGAAGTGTCTTGCAATTTGTTAGCTCACTGGCGAGATCATTTTGGTGCACCGAGGACAGTGTAGTTTCACAACCAAGGCAAATATAGCTGAACAGGCTGGTGCTTCAGCCATGCTGATTATAAATTACCGTACAGGTGTTTGCATGCAATTTTTGCTTTTTTGAACTTATAGTTTGTTTCACTTCCCTCTTCCCCATGCCtaatttacaattaaaagtGATGAGATCCTGTGGTTCGTAGTTTCGTAGAGGATACTaaagttttgtttcttatttgcTAAATGTCTTTGCTTATTAGATTAAACAATCATTTCGCAATGCTGTGTGTCTTGTTTGTGTAAGCAACTATTTATGTCCTTGTTGTGCAGAACTTTTCAAGATGGTTTGCGAAGCAAATGAAACTGATGTGGATATTGGAATACCTACCGTCATGCTTCCACAAGATGCTGGGGAAAACTTGGAAAATCACATACTAAACAACTCAGTGGgtatgtttcaattttttatgtgCTTATTCTTTTGTAATGAGTTACAGTTTTCCTTTACCAgacaaaagtttaaattaactactttatatTATGATTCTTGATCTGATTAGTCTTTGCAATTCTCCATTCGCCAGTGTCTGTGCAGTTATACTCTCCATATCGTCCAATGGTTGATGTTGCAGAAGTGTTTTTATGGCTTATGGCTGTTGGTAGTATTCTCTGTGCTTCTTACTGGTCTGCCTGGACTGCGAGAGAGTCTGCCATTGAACAGGAGAAGCTATTAAAGGTTACCTAGTTTCTTTTCTTGCcaattttatttgcttttccTCATACAAGGATAATATTGTTTTGGTGTTCGaaagaagaaatacaaaagTTTACAAAGACACACAGAAGAAATTCTGAAAGGAAACTAGCTCATTAAAACAAAGAAGTGATTGTGCTCCTTGCAGACTTGGCACAGAGGTTTCCTTAACAAGagtttattctctttttaaaatagactaatttattttttgtaaacgAAGCCTTCTTCTCAAAGTAAGAGAAAGAGTCATTAAATCAATTACTAACATATATATAGTATGTTTAAATTGCAGGATGCTTCAGATGAATATGTAAATGCAGAGAATGCTGGTTCTAGTGCTTATGTGGAAATCAGTACTGCAGCAGCAATATCATTTGTTGTGATTGCTTCTTGTTTCTTGGTTATGCTTTACAAATTCATGGCATCATGGTTTGTTGAAGTTCTGGTGGTTCTATTCTGCATTGGTGGGGTTGAGGTGAGTTATCATTTTCCCAAGCTCGATTCTTATTGGATATGACTCTTAATTTTTCTCATCTTCTGTATGATTTGCGCCATATCTTGGGTGGTTATTTTCACCTGTGTGTACTTAGCAACATTTTGCTTCCTTCACATCTAACCCAATTCCTTGAACATATTTTAAAGTCTTCTAATTCGTATTATGCTCCTATCCTCTTTAAAGTTGTTTCTTTATTGACTTGAGGGGAGGTTGATATGCCTATGTTGGATATTTAATGAGTGCAATATGATGGATatgggaaaaaagaaaaggagaagatgaTTCTGTCTCCTACTCCTCAAACTGAAGAGGTGAAATGGGGTATTGGATGGAATATGCTGCACTCAATCCTGTTCTGCTTCTTCCCCATTTCATCCCTTTCCATCAATCCAGAGATTGTTATCTGTTGATTTTAAGGGGCATAGGCAGTGGCTAATAGAGAAGAAAACAGAGAAGATgcaaaacttaataaaagaataaagtgGAACTGAGAATGCTAACTTCagtattttattatcttaatgAAACCTAATTTAAATGCACTCAGATATATCATACTAAGAGTTTGCGTTTCAGGATTCTGGCGACTGCACTGACAGCTTAgctaaaaaataagaaatagcTAACCCACTGCCAGATAATGAAACAGAATAAATTTGACTAGTTCAAACTGATACAAATCTGAAAGCTTCCTAAAAATATGCAACATCCAAAGTGGACACTTTGAATACTTTTAATTGCGTTTCTATAATTTTTGTACTCATTAACTTATATGCCAGTATTGGTCAGTATACccaaatatttaaagaaatttttatacTTTCTCATGTTTATGATTACTTGCGCTCACTCTTAGACAAATTTCTCATAATCACTTTTAGTGGTTACTTAAGATTAAGTTTGTACGTTATATTATAGCCATGTTGtctcttcaatttttaaaatgcgGAATTCACATGTCCATATTTTACCATATTCGAATCTTGCATCATAATCTGTGCTTCCTAGGTCATAGGATTGCAATTTGCAACgtgatattattattgatatatagcAGCTGAATGAATCTCCTATTCTCTACGTGCTTTCAGGGACTACAAACATGCTTGGTGGCTCTGTTATCATGGTATGTATTTCTTCCTTGTTTCCTTATTGTTTGAATTTGTGGTGTTCATTGGTAACATTTTATGAGTTAAAGAATGATTAACCAATTTGATCGTTATTGTAAATGGTTGGAGGTTAGCAAATTAGGGGGTTGAATATTTGACTAAGTGGCCAGTGGCAAGCCTGTCATATATAGCATTGGATAGTTGAACTCTGAATTCTATGCATCAAATTTGGCAACTGACAGTTatatttctgaaaaataaatttttcataactTCAGCATGGTGAAGGTTTTTCTCCTCACTGTCAGCTTTACAAAGAATTAATATTCATACTATTAGGTAGATTGTTTGTTCTACTAGACTCCCCTGTAATTATATCGATTTGACATCACATTGTGTACAGTTTCAGATGGTTCCAGCATGCTGCACAAATATTTGTGAAAGTACCCTTCTTTGGTGCTGTATCATATCTGACAGTTGCTGTTACTCCCTTCTGCATAGTATTTGCTGTGCTTTGGGGTGTTTATCGCCATGTATCATTTGCTTGGATTGGTCAAGATATTCTTGTAAGAATAGTTCTGCTACCTTTAATGTGTTCTTTTTGGTGGAATCTTCTTTTACACTCCTTTCTGCTCATTATTTTTCCTACTTGTAGTTTTGACCAATATAGAAAATGTGCGATGTAATCACGAGCTATGCCC
Coding sequences within:
- the LOC106759184 gene encoding signal peptide peptidase-like 4: MASLGASCALCCSVFMIFFTFSFAGDIVHHDNIAPKRPGCENNFVLVKVPTWIDGVESCEYVGVGARFGPTLESKEKRANHTRIAIADPPDCCSLPKNKLTGEIILVHRGQCSFTTKANIAEQAGASAMLIINYRTELFKMVCEANETDVDIGIPTVMLPQDAGENLENHILNNSVVSVQLYSPYRPMVDVAEVFLWLMAVGSILCASYWSAWTARESAIEQEKLLKDASDEYVNAENAGSSAYVEISTAAAISFVVIASCFLVMLYKFMASWFVEVLVVLFCIGGVEGLQTCLVALLSCFRWFQHAAQIFVKVPFFGAVSYLTVAVTPFCIVFAVLWGVYRHVSFAWIGQDILGITLIITVLQIVRIPNLKVGTVLLSCAFLYDIFWVFVSKWWFHESVMIVVARGDKSGEDGIPMLLKIPRLFDPWGGYSIIGFGDIILPGLLVAFSLRYDWLAKKNLRDGYFVWAMTAYGLGLLITYMALNLMDGHGQPALLYIVPFTLGTFLSLGKKRGELKVLWTRGEPKIPCPHIQEDQSTNQ